The sequence CGCAGTGTGGGCACACCGGGTGCCCCGGGCAGCTCCCAGGACACGGCCATGAGGCCACACGACACCCAGAACAGCGAAGAGGTGAACACGCCAGATCACTCTCTGTTATGTGATTTTCCTCTTGCCTTCTAAATTACTAGATTTCTTCCACAGACTTAGCTTGCAAATGAGACCTCACTGACATTACCACAAATAAATGAGCAACGGACAGCTATTTTATAAGAACAGAATAACCTACCAGGTATTCAGTAGGTCTGTACTGAACGGCAGCTCTGGCAAGTACTCTGTGGACCTGTAAAACTTTGGAAATCAAAACTGGCTTAAGAGCCTGTCTTAGAAACCAATTAATTTACTCCCTATCTGAAACCTAATGAAAATGCCACACTTTTTGAATGGATACAACATCCAGTAGAGAAATCTAACCAGGCACCCCACAGCACGCACACTCTGTTTCTGAGCTACAAAACCcctgtgttctgtttttcttcctggttttttttctgcttgttttgcaGACCTGGAGGCTGATTTCCCTTGGTAAGTGATTTGCTCATGTTAGCGGCTGCCCATCTCAGTATCCCCCAGGCACCCTGTGGTGCTGCTCTCCATGCTGTTGCTCACCCCGGGAGGGCAGTGCTGTGAGGAACCCGCTCTCCATACTTAATTCAGACCTGAGCTGTGTCTTCCTCTTCCCCACGTGCTGCCAGATGACAACAAGCTCCTACCGCTACTGGCCTTGGCCAAACTGAGGGAGAGCTGGCTAAGGCAAGAGCTCCCGAGGCTGGAAGGTCTTACCTGTGCAGTGAAGAAAGCTGGAGTCAGGGATCCCGAAGGAAGCGCGGGGCTGTTGAGGGCAATGGAACCGATATCGGTGCTGGATAGGACCATAGGTGGGGCTGAGATTTCCAAGCCTTTGGGTTTCTTAGCCTTTGGGGGAAGAGATGGCGATTTTGCCTTGGAGCCTGAGGAGAGGTTCAGCGGCTCAAGGGAATCTGAGTCGTGGCAACTGGACTCAAGGAAGAGGCTCCTGTGCTCCGCAGGGAGGGGCGAGGTGGGAGACAGAGACGGCGACCTGGAGGAAGATGACGACGGAGATGAAATGCTGGCACTGTTTGGTAGCATTAAGGAAGAGATTTTGGCTGATACGGGCGAGTTGAGaaaagcagaggcagctgctgttTCGGAGGTGGAAGGCAACGACACCATGGGCCTCATAacttgtttgtctgttttgtttgtcaCAAATCTTATGACAGTCCGAACTTCTTCGACCGGTGTGTTTCCTTCTGACTTCTCctccagtttttctgttttgattggCTTGTAAGTGTCTGGCTGGTTCTGCAGAGAGTTGATGGTGAACGAGGAGTAGAGGCCAGAGTGGATGTACTCGTTGCGGCTTGTGCTTTTCAGTGCCGACAAGCTGTGCTTGTGCGCGTCCCTGCTCTCGGCGGCCATCTTACAGTCGCTGTCCTGCAGCAAAAGGCTCTCCCTGCTGATTTCCACGGCGTGTGGATCCATCTTTAAAATCTCAGGGAACGAGACAAACTTGTACACGAACTTCTGTCCGATCACCTTCTTGATGATGTTCTGCAAGTACAAAAGCAGACGCTAGAAAGATCAGTATCTTGGGGGCAGCAAACACGAAGGGTCTCACGGGGTAGGGGAGCACTGCAGCCGCCTCAGGCTGATCGGGGCCCCTCAGCGCGGCCTCCACCGCTTCTCGCCCTCAGCCTGTCCCCGCGCCTCTGCTCAGCCGCGGAGGCCACAAACAAGGCACCACCGCCAGGTGACAAAGAGCTGCTGGGGCCTGGCTTCCTCCCGCTTCCTCTGGGAACCTTGGGAACAGTTCATTTACAGTAAGAACAGTTTTGCCACCTTGCTGGCTGAGGCCACTCCGCCATTTGATTTCACAACGGAGGCAAACGCCTTCATTTGTGCTTCCCAAAACCCAGACCTATTGCTCTGGAGTATGAAACTCTCTCCTGAAACGCCTGCAAAGGACAAAACAAGCGCAGCCTGCCTGCTCTGGTCACTGACCCTCCCTTCCTGCCCGTGCGCAGAAGGACTGACGTGCACCGACGGTGactgcatttctttcagcaGTCCTGATCTACGTCCGTGACAAATGCAATCGCTTGTGTCCTGACGTATCCCCTGTACTAGCTCCAGGTCTCCATCAGTCTAGACTGGCTATTgaaactacagaaaaacaaggagCGCGATTTCCTGAGATTTCAGGAGCGACTGTGATTCTCTCTTCTTGAAGCCCCCGCTGGAGAGCTTCTCCAGGAGCGTCCTCTTAAAAACCCCTTCCAAGAAGTGACCCTGTCATGGGGCACATGCCTGCTGCACCTCCACCTAGTACTCTGCAAACAGACACGTGCATTCCTGTACGTAAGggaatgtaaatatttacataattcCTAATCATCTAATGCTTTTACTTTCAGCCACAGATTCTGAGACCAGTACAGAAAATATGTAttgactgaaaaagagaaaatggaaaagggaaagggagcaGCAAAAGGGAAACGGAAacgggaaggggaagggggagggaaagggaaagggaaagggaaaggaaaacagaaaaggaaaaggaatacaTCCTCCCTATTTATATATGGACAAGTTCTAGTGCTGGGTGCTCACACAGCCTGAggtacatcttttttttttttcttttccttcttttttttttttgtcacaaaatCAAGGCTGAATATGGGGGAGAGGAGTCTGTACGTCTGTATCAGATCGTCTTCTGTCTTTCAGCTGAGCTACTCCACCCCATAATTTTTCTGTCTGAGCATGCTGGCACTTCATTCAGGCACCTTCTTGAATACAAAATTAATCCCACAGCAAGCCCTGGGATGTAGCTTTGCTCCAtaggccaggagctgcagcacagcaaaagctgttcCCCAAGCTTACAAGTGGAATCcgcagcagggaggagaagtGAATTCAGCGAGCTCAGGATAAAGACACAGAACTGCCCTCTTCCAAGCCGAGCTGTACTCACATCTGCCCACCCAGGTGATCCCCCTGTGCCTGTTTTAGCACTCCAAAATTTCAGGACACGTATTTAGCCCACAGAATCTAATTTTGCATGAGCTTTAATTCCCATGGCTTTGGCCTTGGcctagattttttttgggggggggggtgctaaTTAGGTGAAACATTATGTGGACACACTTTTTCTGTGAACTTTCATTTATGAActcaattttatatttttctttataaacacAAAACCTTCAAACTATTCACATCTGAGAAGAAACATCctaactggattttttttcttttaatatatacaCTTTAACTTAAAATAATCCCATCCTTTGGAGCTATTGTTCCATCAAGCGCTGGCTACTGAGATTCTACTTGGAAAATGTTGACTCCCAGAAGGACAGGATTCAATATATCGAAGGGTGCAACTTGAAATAAGGGAACTGGCGCAGGCTTCAAACAAGGGAGCATTGCTATAAAAAGCAATGGAATGGTCTGGTGAGTTTATACTTCCTCTATTGTTATTAAATATAGTTATATTTTCAGAAGGTCTCTCGGTGCGGCTCCTGTGTCTCCATACACCTGCAGCGATCCCACTTAATGATGGCTGCAGATGAAAGGGATTCAAGTGCAAACCCCTCGAGCACTTCGCAGGCTTCTCTTAAATGTGGAGCCTGAGGAAATCTCCAACAGCATGTAAGAGAAAATAAGGATGCAAATTAATTAACTGCCTCTGAAACGCTGctgtcattttgaaatttttttgaCAAATAACTGAAGTGAAGGTAAAAAGCAGCTTATTTTTACCATCACCTCTGTGATCTGTCAGAATCACTCTGAGCTGCAGAAGATGGTTCAAACCAGGGAGGACAGTGACGGGCATCATGACAAATGGGATTTTTCCACCCTTGGGTTAAAAAGGCAATGGAGGTTTCCTTACATAAGGACTGCTTTTGCAGGGAGCCTAGACCACTTTGTAGCAGGACAACAGGCGTATGTGCTCCTTTAGccttttttgctgttgtctgGATTTTCTAGGGACATCACCCACGAGCAGGCTGGCAGCGAGTGCCAGGGCTGCTGGCCAGGGCTGTGGGATGCTCCAGGACTGCTGCTGGGGACGGCGACTGCCAGGCcagtgcagctgctggggaggagaaCTGGTGGCTTAAAAACCTCTTAACAGCACCCTCTGACTCTGGaagagggcaggggctgggaatGCCCCTCTCCTGTGGGCTTCTTGACGGGTTTAATCCCTTGCTCCCTTTACGCTTCccctcctctgtcccagccTGTGAAATGGTGACTACAGCAAAGGTGGCCGTCCTCCACCGCGCCGCGCTCTGAAGGCTGACAATGCCGGCTGGGCACACCGCTGCCTGGCTCCAGCCCACCAGCATGCCGGGGAGCTGAGGCACGTTCACGCCACAGCACTTGTGGCGCTCTGCTTACGAGGGCCTCAAAAACCAGCTCAGGGCAGGTGGCTCTGACACCagctggggggacagggacctCCCACCACCCTCCTCCTGAGCAGGACGCCGAAGGCTCAGTGACTAGGCTCCCCCTGCATCTCCAGCCAGGCTATGATGTGGCCGAGGGGGTTTGTGATGACCATGTGCATGCACTACCTTTGGAAGCCCTGCCAATATACACGTGAGCTGTTTGTTCATCTCAACAGAACGTGACCTctggatttcctttttttgtttttctctttccccgTTTTTCTGGGCATCGGTGCAATCCAGGCTCCAGTTCCTCTATCATattattgtgtttttattttcatcagctCTCCTACTCCTTGTTCCAGTCACTTCGAGTTAAGGTGTAACTATACTACCAGTGCAATGCAAGGATTTTAGTGGCTTCGCTCAAACCTGTTAGCTCACAAGtttgctggctgcaggagctacTTGGAGCATGAGCTGTAACAGGGACCCAGTTCCCAGTTGAACTTCAGACTGACGAGGGGTCCCAGGGCAGGAAGACAGATTGGGAcactttctcctcctcccaggaACTGACCTATAATCAGGGTGCCTGAGATCTCAAAATCTATGTCAGAACGGGATGAACTTGTCCCTAGGTGCTAAAAGGACTCTGcttgggaaagaagaaaggccAGAGCTGCTGCACCTAACTCCCATTTGGATGTGTCCCAAGTTCCCTGGCTCTGAGAGTACCCAGGGATGCAACATCATGGGGATACTTAGGCTGTGAAGTCTTCCCTCTGTCTTCCACGTGATTAAGATTCTACCAGAACTCGTGGGTGGAATAATTGCCTCCTCTTTCTGAATGGTGAAATTACCATGAACAGCACAAAAACAAGGCAGGAAGCTAGGAAACGTTCACACTCCCATGCCTGAAGTACGTAAGCTGGCAGGAGGTAGCTGTGGCTGCAACACTCCGAAAAATGGGGCACGTGTCCACGTCAGCGTGTGCAGGCAGGCAGACTCTTACCATACTTTGTGCCCTTACACTTATTATACTGTGTGTGCATAAGCCAGACACtgttttttgtgatttttgatGGAGGCACAGGTGACACCTGAGCATGCACCTGCACTGACCTTTGGGAGTGCAGGGCTCTCACAAGCTGGGTGTCAGTCTGTCCTCACCCCACCTGGAAGGCAAAGACCACTCTCCTGGCTCGCAGCTTTGGGCAGGCTCTCTGCTCTCTCCGCAGTTCCCTAGgcttccctttcccctcacaTCAAACACGAACTAGTTGTCGTTCCTTTGGGGGGCCTCCTTTGGTTTCCTCCTCTACCCGTCACCTCCTACTCCGTATCAAACTCTTTACTCCCTTCTTTCCCTGAGGACGGCACCCACGAACCACTTTGATGTCACTTCACACAAGCACTTTCTTGACTTCCACCCATCACTCTCGAAAGAAGCTCCTTTCAGATCTCCATAAAGCTATTTTCTAAAGTTCCTTCGAAGTATTTCCTTAGAATACCTCTTACCTGTACCACTGCAAAACATACAGCTGGCACGCTAGCGCCGTCACACTGCTTGTATCACTGCAaccttctgtttttccctgAGCTAACTCAAGAGAAGACCTTCgcagaagtaaaataataatttctgctACCTCTTTATATCCTGAAGTTTTGCAAGCATACCAAGCGAGAGACCCTCTTCCTGAGACAATTCTTCTACACTGCCACCCACGCTTGGGCATTAATAATTGGAATTAGTAAGCCGGCTATGGGGTCTGACCTCTTGCgacagggagggagggaaggccAGGGGCACCACAGAAGCCTGTGAGCACCTGAGAAGCTCTGTCCCTTCTGCTGCACCGAGCACAAACAAGAAGCCTTATTATTTATGTACTATACATCATGCTGCCAGCCCATCTAAGTAAGAGGGTAGCCATTAACCGaagttaaaatgatttattctgTCTTTAGGAGACAGATTGAATAGCAGTCATTGAATAAAGCCTAGGGCCACAGCCTGTTCAGAGAGGATGCAAAAATATTGAATTGTTGTGCTTGTCAAAGCGATATATGATCGTGTAATTAAAGACGCAGCATAACTCATGCAAACGTTGAAGTTATGCAGGGAACCATGGCTTTGTTATTTCTTAACTTTCCTAATTTTTGAAGACTTGACTTCCACAACTGTAACATCCTAATAACGGGGCTATCTGCAGGCAACTCCCTGGATTTGTCCCTCTTCcctcaaaaagcaaaaacaaagaaaaaccaaaaaccacacACCTCATGGGGAAAACTCACTAGCTTCTCTCTTGTGATGTCATCTTGAAATATTCACGGGGACCTTTACCTGTCCTGAAACCTCTAGAGACTTCAAAAGGTATCTGCCATTTGGTTATCAGAAAAACAGAGTACCTGGGCAACTTTACCCATAAGAAAGGTACTAATACAACTTTAAAAGGTATTTTGGTTTCACACACCAAGAAAAAGAGCTCTGCATGGGCATACATGTGAAGGGTTTCCTCGCCTGAAAGCATTACAAGAGAATTCTGCCTGGCCCAAGTGTGTGATATGATGGACATGCTGCTCAAGCTGTAGGCAGAGATGGCGCAGGAAGCCTTCCTTTCCTTAGTGCTATTTGTCATCTGTGCCATCGCTCTGTTTAGGCGACAGaggaaatacattaaataaaaaggggggaggggaacTTGGGTAACAAATGAAGAGGGAGATGGAAAGTCTCCGGATGATCTACAAACCTCGAGTGACCAGAAACGCAGCAGCAAATTGCAATTGAGACATGCCACACTATACCTTTCCTGGGGTGCTTTATACGTGAATTTAACATAAATCCAGCCATCAGCCTCAACAGCACATCATGCTTGCTTTCAAAGCCAAGCTGAGGAACTTGTCCtaattgtgttatttttctccagcactggaattaatttgcttttaactCGAGATGAATCAGATGATGAATTTTAACAAGCCAGTGTTCCCCCCAAGCAAAATGGCAGAGCTTATAAACCTCCATTTATCCACtgatcagtttttatttctccacagtgaataatttcaaagaaaaaccaTGAAGCCGTAGCTTAGTGTCAGCCgcatgcagcagcagggggCAGCCCACGAAAGAAAGGCCCATCCCACAGGCCACCATCACCACtaaaaaatcactgcttttgCCTCAAACTCACGTGCTGTCAGATCATCTGAGTTATGGGTAGGGGATTCCCTGTAGACACAAGGCCACAACCCAAACGTGGTGCTGTCCAACAGTTCTGCCGCTCTCCTTTCCTGCAGCCACTCCCGACTGCACCACAACATCCATCCCATTCGCCCCAGCACATCTGGCTGCCAGCACATCCATCACTGCCAGCAGCGTGGGAGGTGACAAGGATCTCAGAAGGCTCCTTAAGGCTACCTCAGAGCCTAGACTGCTCTTGGGTCGTCCCACAGATCAGTGAACAGCCCAGCGGAGAGGAGTGCAAAAGTCCAAGACAGGCTCTTTCACTTAACCATCCCTTCcccttttgttttgcagaaaggaaagaaaaatgacaaagagacttccttcccctcctcaacTTCCTCCCCTTCTGTGCTATGCAGCATAAACTGAATCAAATGCAGAGGATTTGATTCAGCAAGACTGAATCCGCTGCCGAGCACTCCCTGACAGCCTAACAGGATTCATAACTTGCTGTCTTATGCCACTATCTCTCACACTTGGAAACCTGCAGCAGGCTCCCCTGTCCTTCTGCACTCTCCTAATAATCCTCCTTTCTGAACTGCCTGTGAACCAGTGGGACACAACATGCCATACCAATGCAGGAAGTAAGAGGCTCCCACTGTTTTCTGATAAAGGAGTCACTCCTTCCTCTTAAATAGCACCAGCCACGTTTTTGGGTTGGGGTTTGAGCCCAGATCACAATACATGGGAAAGGAAGAGCTTATCCTCCTTTCCACCCAGGAGCCCCGGCATCCATTGGGCTGCAGAACTCCTGGAAAAATGGCCAAAATCCTTTGCCACACCTAGGCAAAATCATCAGATGGAGGGGAGCGCAGCTGTAAGAGCAGTGAGCAATCACCACACCCAGGTGAAGAGACTGTACAGCCACTCCTCCAGCAGGTGCTGCACGAGTGGAGGCAAAGGAGATGACAAAGGTGTGTGTCTGTGATGCAGGTGGTGGTGGGCAAGGAGCTGAAATCAGTacaaggctaaaaaaaaaaataggttaagGGACAGCGAAGAAAGGGAGGCTCAAGTAAAGAGTCAGCCCATTCCTTTGATTTGAAGAGATCGGAGAGATCTCAGAGGACAAGCGCTACAATATATTGTCCCTTATTTTCAAGCAGTGTCTGATCAGTCACTAACCGTGTATTTGGACTTTGTCTGGGTGTGCTGTTCGTTCACCAGCAGGCTCTCTGTCCCCACTGATCCCAATCAAGTTTATAATCAGAGGGGTTGGAGTCATATAAAGAAGTGGATTTCCCCATGCTGAGCAGGAGCTTTTTAGCGCTTTGTGAAGAGGAATTCATCATCCCAACTGCCTGGAACAGCCGCTGCAGTGTCCTCTCTGAATCCCTTTGTGCCTTCTCAGTTAGGCcacctttgaaaaatgttaagtGGAAAAAGCTGACTTCTAGCGGACAAAatactaaaaacattttattgcaaAACCTAGAGCTCTAAATCTGCAACTAAAATTCTTACAGTTTCATACAGAGTCTTTCCAAATTCCACTGTGAGGAACAAAAAGGTTGCTCAGAAAATTGTGCGAAGTCAATTTGCAATCAGCGTGGCTTTTGGTTGCTGTATTGGACTTGCTGCACAGCACTTAGTCCCACTGCGCACTTTGAGAATTAGTGCACTAAAATAATACGTGACAACAATACTTTGAGCTCAGTTCTGAGCCTGTAACTGGAAAAGGTGAATATGCAGCCATTTTAGCAGCTCAAAAGTTGTGTTCtgcaattttttccttctagtatCTTGTCACATCTGAGAGATTTCCTTTCAATCATCTTTCTGTTGTAGCAGCCTAAAGTAAATTCTGCTTACTTCCTATTCTCATATTTGTATCCTTTATTACACTGTTGCCACTTCATGCCAAGACTAAACGTCAAAGTGAA comes from Anser cygnoides isolate HZ-2024a breed goose chromosome 1, Taihu_goose_T2T_genome, whole genome shotgun sequence and encodes:
- the ELK3 gene encoding ETS domain-containing protein Elk-3 isoform X1 produces the protein MESAITLWQFLLQLLLDQKHEHLICWTSNDGEFKLLKAEEVAKLWGLRKNKTNMNYDKLSRALRYYYDKNIIKKVIGQKFVYKFVSFPEILKMDPHAVEISRESLLLQDSDCKMAAESRDAHKHSLSALKSTSRNEYIHSGLYSSFTINSLQNQPDTYKPIKTEKLEEKSEGNTPVEEVRTVIRFVTNKTDKQVMRPMVSLPSTSETAAASAFLNSPVSAKISSLMLPNSASISSPSSSSSRSPSLSPTSPLPAEHRSLFLESSCHDSDSLEPLNLSSGSKAKSPSLPPKAKKPKGLEISAPPMVLSSTDIGSIALNSPALPSGSLTPAFFTAQTPNGLLLTPSPLLSSIHFWSSLSPVAPLSPARLQGPNTLFQFPTLLNGHIPVPLPSLDGASSPVLLSPNAQKS
- the ELK3 gene encoding ETS domain-containing protein Elk-3 isoform X2; translation: MDPHAVEISRESLLLQDSDCKMAAESRDAHKHSLSALKSTSRNEYIHSGLYSSFTINSLQNQPDTYKPIKTEKLEEKSEGNTPVEEVRTVIRFVTNKTDKQVMRPMVSLPSTSETAAASAFLNSPVSAKISSLMLPNSASISSPSSSSSRSPSLSPTSPLPAEHRSLFLESSCHDSDSLEPLNLSSGSKAKSPSLPPKAKKPKGLEISAPPMVLSSTDIGSIALNSPALPSGSLTPAFFTAQTPNGLLLTPSPLLSSIHFWSSLSPVAPLSPARLQGPNTLFQFPTLLNGHIPVPLPSLDGASSPVLLSPNAQKS